From the genome of Silurus meridionalis isolate SWU-2019-XX chromosome 20, ASM1480568v1, whole genome shotgun sequence, one region includes:
- the loxl5b gene encoding lysyl oxidase-like 5b, with product MAKQVVLLLCLGLVSLVVGQHVRNGVGPWTQRIQWENNGHVYRLLSTGSEYHSPLHSRRESRVYLSSRTQSTSPFSPGDARDASAHFRVTATRSGASGTASTFTGPDGRHYRTAVTPPRQRGAGAPGARRYSASNATNLAHQSEYSGSGVQRRTTPPAEEGNSANRVVGLSSTHVQVLQPERTVPANLESANAQQFYPDPTIALEQRVGDVFATAPGPLGANEEEATPDNMFGDDPRNPLKNHRNTVFYNVYPSRSVTARTRRPQPGTGFGTRYFHNGLPDLVPDAYSIQAGAYVQRMQMYALRCAAEENCLARSAYRPAVRDLDFRVLLRFPQKVRNLGTADFLPVKPRHQWEWHSCHQHYHSMDAFSLYDLLDVNTGRKVAEGHKASFCLEDTGCSPGFRRRYACTAHTQGLSPGCHDTYAANIDCQWIDITDVAPGNYILKVTVNPNYLVPESDFSNNVVRCEVFYSGQHVQMRNCRISRN from the exons ATGGCCAAACAGGTCGTTCTGCTTCTATGCCTCGGGCTGGTCAGTTTGGTCGTGGGGCAGCACGTGCGTAACGGAGTCGGCCCATGGACGCAGAGGATCCAGTGGGAAAACAACGGGCATGTGTACCGTTTATTGAGTACAGGCAGTGAGTACCACTCACCCTTACACTCCAGGAGGGAGTCCCGTGTGTACCTGAGCAGCAGAACCCAGTCGACCAGCCCGTTTTCTCCTGGAGACGCGCGAGACGCATCGGCGCACTTTCGCGTAACGGCAACGCGATCCGGTGCCAGCGGAACAGCGTCGACGTTCACCGGACCAGACGGCCGACACTACCGGACGGCCGTCACACCTCCACGGCAGCGAGGCGCGGGGGCACCGGGTGCACGACGTTACAGCGCATCGAACGCCACGAATTTGGCGCACCAATCAGAATACTCTGGGAGCGGCGTCCAGAGAAGAACAACACCGCCCGCAGAGGAGGGTAACAGCGCGAACCGAGTTGTCGGCTTGTCCAGCACACACGTCCAAGTTTTGCAACCGGAGCGCACAGTGCCCGCAAACTTGGAGAGCGCAAACGCGCAACAGTTCTATCCCGATCCGACGATCGCCTTGGAGCAGAGAGTCGGTGATGTCTTCGCTACAGCGCCGGGTCCGCTCGGAGCAAACGAGGAAGAAGCGACACCCGACAACATGTTCGGCGACGACCCTCGGAACCCACTGAAAAACCACAGGAATACCGTTTTCTACAACGTGTATCCTTCTCGTTCTGTTACCGCGCGCACGCGCCGTCCTCAACCGGGAACTGGATTCGGCACGAGATACTTTCACAACG GTCTCCCGGACCTCGTGCCAGATGCTTACTCCATCCAAGCTGGAGCTTATGTCCAGCGCATGCAGATGTATGCGCTCCGGTGTGCGGCTGAGGAGAACTGTCTCGCGCG GTCAGCTTATAGACCAGCAGTTAGAGACCTGGACTTCAGGGTTCTGCTACGCTTCCCTCAGAAGGTTCGAAACCTCGGCACAGCGGACTTCCTGCCTGTTAAACCACGACACCAGTGGGAATGGCACAGCTGTCATCA GCATTACCACAGCATGGATGCCTTCAGCCTCTATGATCTACTAGATGTGAACACTGGCCGTAAGGTGGCAGAGggacacaaagccagcttctgtTTGGAGGACACTGGCTGTAGCCCAGGCTTCCGCCGTCGCTATGCttgcactgcacacacacag GGATTGAGTCCTGGTTGCCATGACACCTACGCTGCTAACATCGATTGCCAGTGGATCGACATCACAGATGTTGCTCCTGGTAACTACATCCTAAAG GTTACAGTTAATCCAAACTACCTGGTTCCTGAGTCTGATTTCTCCAACAATGTGGTGCGCTGTGAGGTTTTCTACAGTGGTCAACACGTCCAGATGCGAAATTGCAGAATAAGCAG GAACTAA